The nucleotide sequence GTCCCTCAGGACAGGCCTGCCAACTTGCAACCTTCCAACCTGCAACCTCGCATCCATGACCTGGCTGAGCCCTCAAGACCTCGAGAACTGGCGCTCCGGCGCGTATGCGGCCTGTTACGAGCGCCTCGGCGCCCATATCGACGCCGGCGGTGTCTGGTTCTGCGTGTGGGCGCCGCATGCGGAATGGGTTTCCGTCATCGGCGACTTCAATGCCTGGTCTCCGGGGGCGCATCCGCTCCACCGCATCGAAGAAGGGCTCTGGCTAGTACACGTGCCGGGCCTGGGCGCCGGCGCGCACTACAAGTACCACATCCGACGCGGCCACTACTGGGCCGACAAGGCCGATCCGTATAGCTTCGCCCTGGAGCCCCCGCACTCCCAGGGGAGCGATATCCAGGGGCTGGCGTCTATCGTGGCCGATCTACACACCCATACCTGGGAAGATGGCCATTGGATGACGAACCGGCGCGGCCCTTCCGGCATGGCCGACCCGATCTCGATCTACGAGGTGCATCTCGGCTCCTGGAAGAAAAACGAAGAGGGGTATTCCTTCGGTTACCGCGACATCGCCGAGCCTCTGGCGAAGTATGTGAAGGAGATGGGGTTCACCCACGTGGAGTTCATGCCGCTCATGGAGCATCCATTTTATGGATCGTGGGGGTATCAGCTGGTGGGATATTTTGCGCCTACCTACCGGTTTGGATCGCCGGCGGACCTGATGTACCTCATCGACTACCTCCACCGCGAGGGGATCGGGGTATTGCTGGACTGGGTGCCGGCGCACTTCGCCACCGACCCGCAGGGCCTCGTGTTTTTCGACGGCTCGCCGCTATACGAGTACGAAGACATGCGCATGCGCATGCATCCCGATTGGGGAACGTATGTCTTCGACTACACGAAGCCGGGGGTGCGCAACTTCCTCATCTCGAACGCGCTCTTCTGGTTGGATCGCTACCACATCGACGGCCTCCGTGTGGACGCCGTCGCCTCGATGCTCTACCGCGACTATTCCCGCACGGAATGGACGCCGAATCAGTACGGCGGCCGGGAAAACATCGAGGCCATCGATCTCCTCAAAACGGTCAATGAACACGTCTACAGCCGCTTCCCCGAGGCCATGATGATCGCCGAGGAGTCGACCGCATGGCCCGGCGTCTCGCAACCGACGTTTAACAACGGCCTGGGCTTCCTGTACAAGTGGAACATGGGCTGGATGCACGACACCCTGAAATACGTGAGCCGCGAGGCCGTGCACCGCAAATTCCACCAGAACGATCTGACGTTTTCGTTCGTCTACGCGTTCTCCGAGCACTACATGCTGCCGCTGTCCCACGACGAGGTCGTCCACGGCAAGGGGTCGCTCTGGAACAAGATGCCGGGCGATATCTGGCAGCGGGCCGCCAATTTACGCCTGCTGTACGGCCATATGTTTGGCCATCCCGGTAAGAAACTGCTGTTTATGGGGTCGGAGATCGGGCAGGTGACGGAGTGGAATCACAACGGCACCGTCCAGTGGGATATCCTGGAGCACGCGCCCCACGCCGGCTTGCAGCGGTGGGTACAGGCCCTCAACACGCTTTATTCCACCCATCCGGCACTCTGGCGGGACGACCACGACACCTTCTACTTCATCGACCACAGCGACCACGAACAGAGCGTCGTCTCCTATGTACGCCACGATGGCGACGATCTGTTGGTCTTTGTGCTCAACTTCACCCCCGTGCCGCG is from Rhodothermales bacterium and encodes:
- the glgB gene encoding 1,4-alpha-glucan branching protein GlgB, encoding MTWLSPQDLENWRSGAYAACYERLGAHIDAGGVWFCVWAPHAEWVSVIGDFNAWSPGAHPLHRIEEGLWLVHVPGLGAGAHYKYHIRRGHYWADKADPYSFALEPPHSQGSDIQGLASIVADLHTHTWEDGHWMTNRRGPSGMADPISIYEVHLGSWKKNEEGYSFGYRDIAEPLAKYVKEMGFTHVEFMPLMEHPFYGSWGYQLVGYFAPTYRFGSPADLMYLIDYLHREGIGVLLDWVPAHFATDPQGLVFFDGSPLYEYEDMRMRMHPDWGTYVFDYTKPGVRNFLISNALFWLDRYHIDGLRVDAVASMLYRDYSRTEWTPNQYGGRENIEAIDLLKTVNEHVYSRFPEAMMIAEESTAWPGVSQPTFNNGLGFLYKWNMGWMHDTLKYVSREAVHRKFHQNDLTFSFVYAFSEHYMLPLSHDEVVHGKGSLWNKMPGDIWQRAANLRLLYGHMFGHPGKKLLFMGSEIGQVTEWNHNGTVQWDILEHAPHAGLQRWVQALNTLYSTHPALWRDDHDTFYFIDHSDHEQSVVSYVRHDGDDLLVFVLNFTPVPREGYEIGLPFKGNWVEVLNSDAEVFGGSGVSNGERIVAGKKPKHGQAASATLVLPPLGFLALRLETKRTASRKKG